Part of the candidate division KSB1 bacterium genome, CATCCGGAGCCGCAGAACCGTCTTTTCGAGATCATCTAAAATGCACAAGGAAGAATCTGGCTGGTTTTATCCCCACTATCACGGAAAATGACAACGCGGTGCAGATTGTTACCATGGGGCATGGAGGTCCACTCGAAGCCATGGAAAGTGGTAAACACGCCCGGTTGGTAATATTTATCAGCGTTCTCTACGACCTTTACCCAAACAGCCTGCGTCATGCGGGGCTCGTTAATCAAATCTTTTTTATCGGAACGCACCCATTCCAAAAAAGCGTCATAGCCCTTTCCCGCTTTATTCAAGTCGTGCCATTTTTTACCGGTCGCATTGGCCAGTAAGATCGGATCGGAACGGCGAATAAAATCAGCCAGCCCCAGGTTCTCGGCATGGTCTGCCACCACGAGAAAGTCCAGCGGCCGAATTAATTTTACCTTCCACCCGGAATAGGCAGTGACCTGCTCCCCGCGCGAGATACGGTAAGCCTCATCCGGCCCTAATCTTGCCCCTGCCATGCCCGCATCGGTGGACCATGAGGTATGTAAATGTGTGTCGCCGAAATAGACGTTCTGTGGATAATGGTCTTCCGCGTATGGTGAATATTCTTTCTT contains:
- a CDS encoding DUF3604 domain-containing protein — protein: MSAFAQDLHVAKEDVKPPKKEYSPYAEDHYPQNVYFGDTHLHTSWSTDAGMAGARLGPDEAYRISRGEQVTAYSGWKVKLIRPLDFLVVADHAENLGLADFIRRSDPILLANATGKKWHDLNKAGKGYDAFLEWVRSDKKDLINEPRMTQAVWVKVVENADKYYQPGVFTTFHGFEWTSMPHGNNLHRVVIFRDSGDKTSQILPCAF